A DNA window from Cloacibacillus sp. An23 contains the following coding sequences:
- a CDS encoding excinuclease ABC subunit UvrA, with translation MRQEIRDFIEITNAYENNLKNVSVKIPKKAVTVFTGVSGSGKSSLCLDTIAAESRRELNETFPSFVQHYLPKYGRPEVERMANLPVTIVIDQKKPAANTRSTVGTYTDVYSILRLLFSRVGRPFIGYSDAFSFNHPAGKCPRCDGLGEVTELDIHKLVDFDKSLNDEDAIHFPTFGRGLWRWKRYAYSGLFDLDKKIRDYSPEELELFLHSPQIRLKNPPSNWPKSAKFEGIFPRMYRSIINTKEGKRFQHILDNMVTTFTCPACGGSRVNDKVRSCLINGKNIADVTAMSIPEALDFVNSITDPMAADIKRELGRRLGALIQIGLGYLSLARGTGTLSGGEAQRIKIAKYINSALTDMAYVLDEPSVGLHAKDIGLLTKSLRALRDHGNTVLIVEHHREVIKLADHVVDMGPGAGSAGGEIVFEGSYEELLRSGTLTGRMLQAKSPFKEKLREPKGWFRVGPTSLHNLKNVSVELPLGVLTVIAGVAGSGKSSLMESFQNQIKEEVIFIGQKNIGINLRSTPATYLGIADEIRAIFAAENKVSAAWFSFNSKGACPACGGSGVIVSGMAFMDSIETVCDLCGGKRYSKEALAYTYKGKNIAEVMDMTVDEAAEFFAGRPLCEKLTSLRRTGLGYLHLNQSMTTLSGGELQRVKLASHLGLRGSIFILDEPTDGLHLDDIRTLMKLFNEMTDAGNTMFLVEHSVDVMKEADYIVELGPGGGNSGGEVIFAGAPRDMLSCEKSVTRPYVAESLPETEARA, from the coding sequence ATGCGGCAGGAAATTCGCGATTTTATAGAGATAACCAACGCTTATGAAAATAATCTGAAAAACGTATCGGTGAAGATACCGAAGAAGGCCGTCACGGTGTTTACGGGAGTCTCTGGCTCCGGCAAGTCGTCGCTCTGCCTCGACACGATAGCGGCGGAGTCGCGGCGCGAGCTTAACGAAACTTTTCCGAGCTTCGTGCAGCATTATCTGCCGAAGTACGGGCGGCCCGAGGTGGAGCGCATGGCGAACCTTCCCGTCACGATAGTGATAGATCAGAAAAAGCCCGCCGCGAACACGCGCTCGACCGTCGGCACCTACACCGACGTATATTCGATACTGCGTCTGCTCTTCTCGCGCGTCGGGCGGCCGTTCATAGGTTACTCGGACGCATTCTCATTCAACCATCCCGCGGGGAAATGCCCGCGATGCGACGGCCTCGGCGAAGTGACTGAGCTCGACATACACAAGCTCGTGGACTTCGACAAGAGCCTCAACGACGAGGACGCGATACATTTCCCGACCTTCGGACGCGGCCTCTGGCGCTGGAAGCGCTACGCATACAGCGGACTTTTCGACCTCGACAAAAAAATACGCGACTACAGCCCTGAGGAGCTCGAGCTCTTTCTCCACTCGCCGCAGATAAGGCTCAAGAACCCGCCGTCGAACTGGCCGAAGAGCGCGAAGTTCGAGGGCATTTTCCCGCGCATGTACCGCAGCATCATAAACACGAAAGAGGGCAAACGTTTCCAGCACATCCTCGACAATATGGTGACGACATTCACCTGTCCCGCGTGCGGCGGCTCTCGCGTCAACGATAAGGTGCGGAGCTGTCTGATAAACGGGAAGAACATCGCGGACGTCACGGCGATGTCCATACCCGAGGCGCTCGACTTCGTAAATTCGATAACGGACCCGATGGCGGCGGACATCAAGCGCGAGCTCGGGCGGCGGCTCGGCGCTCTGATTCAGATAGGGCTAGGCTATCTTTCGCTCGCGCGCGGCACGGGCACGCTCTCTGGCGGCGAGGCGCAGCGCATCAAGATAGCGAAGTACATCAACTCGGCGCTGACCGACATGGCCTACGTCCTCGACGAGCCGAGCGTCGGGCTGCACGCGAAGGACATCGGCCTGCTCACGAAATCCCTGCGCGCGCTGCGCGACCACGGCAACACGGTGCTCATCGTCGAGCACCACCGCGAGGTGATAAAGCTCGCGGACCATGTTGTGGATATGGGGCCGGGCGCGGGAAGCGCTGGCGGCGAGATAGTCTTCGAGGGAAGCTACGAAGAGCTGCTGCGCTCCGGCACACTGACGGGACGGATGCTCCAGGCGAAAAGTCCCTTCAAAGAGAAACTGCGCGAGCCGAAGGGCTGGTTCCGCGTCGGGCCGACGAGCCTGCACAACTTAAAGAACGTCTCCGTCGAGCTGCCGCTCGGAGTGCTCACGGTTATCGCCGGCGTCGCGGGCTCGGGCAAGAGCTCGCTCATGGAATCCTTCCAGAATCAGATAAAAGAAGAAGTCATATTCATCGGACAGAAAAACATAGGCATCAACCTTCGCTCGACGCCGGCGACATACCTCGGCATAGCCGACGAGATTCGCGCGATATTCGCCGCGGAGAACAAAGTTTCGGCGGCGTGGTTCAGCTTCAACTCGAAAGGGGCATGCCCGGCCTGCGGAGGCTCGGGCGTGATAGTCTCGGGCATGGCCTTCATGGACTCGATAGAGACCGTCTGCGACCTCTGCGGCGGCAAACGCTACTCGAAAGAGGCGCTCGCCTACACATACAAGGGAAAGAACATCGCCGAGGTGATGGACATGACGGTTGACGAGGCTGCGGAATTTTTCGCGGGCCGTCCGCTCTGCGAGAAGCTCACGTCGCTGCGCCGCACCGGGCTCGGCTATCTGCATCTGAACCAGTCGATGACGACGCTCTCGGGAGGCGAGCTCCAGCGCGTCAAGCTCGCCTCGCACCTCGGCCTGCGCGGCTCTATATTCATTCTGGACGAGCCGACCGACGGACTGCATCTCGACGACATACGCACGCTGATGAAGCTCTTCAACGAAATGACCGACGCGGGCAACACTATGTTCCTCGTCGAGCACAGCGTAGACGTGATGAAAGAGGCCGACTATATCGTAGAGCTCGGCCCGGGCGGCGGAAATTCCGGCGGCGAGGTGATTTTCGCGGGCGCGCCGCGCGATATGCTCTCCTGCGAAAAGTCCGTGACGCGCCCTTACGTCGCGGAAAGCCTGCCGGAAACGGAGGCGCGCGCATGA
- a CDS encoding exonuclease domain-containing protein encodes MIIKITDDLPKSDEFTFTAIDFERANNCQSSVCQIGLCVVERGKIVKSREYLVKPPKRICFFQRKPVEIHGITYEDVADAPSFAEVWREIFPDVEGRPLAAHSFRDDAKTLEAALRSSRLKYDYKAAGYICTLELALRAGIHGENNKYSLESLCERYGLPLRAHHAGSDAEGCARLALKIAGELGIDSFRKLAELSQPPEVPEPELPELLSCEDLEEIEKYVSRLKSKKNVRLADCPKARDLGLAKRVLHRDPDARLDRETAMSANALNNWLMRAETENPLPRRRSRRGGRRRSKRPAAAPRPQA; translated from the coding sequence ATGATCATCAAGATCACAGACGATCTTCCGAAGAGCGACGAATTCACCTTCACGGCGATAGATTTCGAGCGCGCGAACAACTGCCAGAGCTCCGTATGCCAGATAGGGCTCTGCGTGGTGGAGCGCGGGAAGATAGTGAAGAGCCGCGAGTACCTCGTGAAGCCGCCGAAGCGCATCTGCTTCTTCCAGAGGAAGCCCGTCGAGATACACGGCATAACCTACGAGGATGTGGCCGACGCGCCGTCCTTCGCCGAGGTGTGGCGCGAGATATTCCCGGACGTCGAGGGCCGTCCGCTCGCGGCGCACAGCTTCCGCGACGACGCGAAGACACTCGAAGCCGCGCTGCGCTCGTCGCGGCTCAAATACGACTACAAGGCCGCGGGCTACATCTGCACGCTCGAGCTAGCGCTGCGTGCGGGCATCCACGGCGAGAACAACAAGTACAGCCTCGAGTCGCTCTGCGAGCGCTACGGACTGCCGCTGCGCGCGCATCACGCGGGCTCCGACGCCGAGGGCTGCGCGCGGCTCGCTCTCAAGATAGCTGGCGAGCTGGGAATAGATTCTTTCAGAAAGCTCGCTGAGCTCTCGCAGCCGCCGGAAGTTCCCGAGCCGGAGCTGCCGGAGCTGCTTTCGTGCGAAGACCTCGAGGAAATAGAAAAATATGTCAGCCGTCTGAAAAGCAAGAAGAACGTGCGCCTCGCCGACTGCCCGAAGGCGCGGGATCTCGGCCTCGCGAAGCGCGTGCTGCACCGCGACCCGGACGCGCGGCTCGACAGGGAGACCGCGATGAGCGCGAACGCGCTCAACAACTGGCTGATGCGCGCGGAAACGGAGAATCCGCTCCCGCGCCGCCGTTCGAGAAGAGGGGGCAGACGGCGCTCGAAGCGTCCGGCCGCCGCGCCGCGGCCGCAGGCTTGA
- a CDS encoding MerR family transcriptional regulator, which produces MTIAEVSAKYGMTADTLRYYERIGLLPPVPRSAGGIRDYGEKECGWIEFVKCMRGAGLPIEALTEYASLCRRGDETAQARLDLLTEQRAQMTRRAEKIDECLKRLDYKINEYYSKILPAERKIAGAADTARD; this is translated from the coding sequence ATGACTATTGCGGAAGTTTCCGCCAAATACGGCATGACCGCCGACACTCTGCGCTATTACGAAAGGATAGGCCTGCTGCCGCCGGTGCCGCGCAGCGCGGGCGGAATCCGCGACTACGGCGAAAAAGAGTGCGGCTGGATAGAGTTCGTGAAATGTATGAGGGGCGCCGGGCTTCCCATCGAGGCGCTCACGGAGTACGCGTCACTCTGCCGCCGGGGCGACGAGACCGCGCAGGCGCGCCTCGACCTGCTCACGGAACAGCGGGCGCAGATGACGCGCCGCGCGGAGAAGATAGACGAATGCCTGAAACGGCTCGACTATAAGATAAACGAATATTACTCGAAGATACTGCCCGCCGAGCGGAAAATCGCGGGCGCGGCGGATACGGCGCGGGACTGA
- a CDS encoding DMT family transporter, with amino-acid sequence MDGGRARGVLMALGTAFAWGGTGSFAKLIAAGGVSQLTVVCYRGLFAAAAVGAFMLARRGAAFFRCGRAELAQYAALGVFTVLFNATGYMMSCVYLSVPQVLMLNYTFPIVTMAGSALINGERPSALQVLSGFVVLAGLYIGFAAGGVGLRSISLAGVAWSMLSVAGLSGNALLSRKISAKADPLKQLFYSHLIGAVMLAAIRTFTEGWPDLSNMTPRIFLYMQYPAVFAALAGYGLLFSALRYISAPLASMICTMETVFAAALTPLIIGEVPPLHELAGCAVIAGAVVLSIFSERARGDA; translated from the coding sequence ATGGACGGCGGACGCGCGCGCGGAGTGCTGATGGCGCTCGGCACCGCCTTCGCGTGGGGCGGAACGGGCTCCTTCGCCAAGCTCATAGCGGCGGGCGGCGTGAGCCAGCTCACGGTCGTCTGCTACCGCGGGCTCTTCGCCGCGGCCGCCGTCGGGGCCTTCATGCTCGCGCGGCGCGGCGCGGCCTTCTTCCGCTGCGGGCGCGCGGAGCTCGCGCAGTACGCGGCGCTCGGCGTCTTCACTGTGCTCTTCAACGCCACGGGCTATATGATGTCATGCGTCTATCTCTCCGTGCCGCAGGTACTGATGCTCAACTACACCTTCCCGATTGTAACGATGGCGGGCAGCGCTCTGATAAACGGCGAGCGCCCTTCCGCGCTGCAGGTGCTTTCCGGCTTCGTCGTACTCGCGGGGCTTTATATCGGCTTCGCCGCCGGCGGCGTCGGTCTGCGCTCCATATCGCTCGCGGGCGTCGCGTGGTCGATGCTCTCCGTCGCGGGGCTTTCCGGCAACGCACTGCTCTCGCGCAAAATTTCGGCGAAGGCCGACCCGCTGAAGCAGCTTTTCTATTCGCACCTCATAGGCGCGGTCATGCTCGCAGCCATACGCACCTTCACGGAAGGCTGGCCGGACCTCTCGAACATGACGCCGCGCATTTTCCTCTATATGCAGTACCCCGCGGTGTTCGCGGCGCTCGCAGGCTACGGCCTGCTGTTCTCTGCGCTGCGCTACATCTCCGCGCCGCTCGCGAGCATGATATGCACGATGGAGACAGTCTTCGCCGCGGCTCTGACGCCGCTCATCATCGGCGAAGTCCCGCCGCTCCACGAGCTCGCAGGCTGCGCGGTCATCGCCGGCGCCGTGGTACTTTCGATATTCTCCGAGCGCGCGCGCGGCGACGCGTAG
- a CDS encoding DUF6485 family protein, with protein sequence MSEICGDNKKTSSAPFCTCVDFACPNNPANHGRGCTPCVAACVAKREIPVCFYRKQQPDMSRDQDYSFEGFARFIMTGKSR encoded by the coding sequence ATGTCGGAAATCTGCGGAGATAACAAAAAAACGTCGAGTGCGCCGTTCTGCACATGCGTGGACTTCGCCTGTCCGAACAATCCGGCGAACCACGGCAGAGGCTGCACGCCGTGCGTGGCGGCCTGCGTGGCGAAGCGCGAGATTCCCGTCTGCTTCTACCGCAAACAGCAGCCAGATATGTCGCGCGACCAGGATTACAGCTTCGAGGGGTTCGCGCGCTTCATTATGACGGGAAAGAGCAGATAG
- a CDS encoding Lrp/AsnC family transcriptional regulator, giving the protein MKKEELDATDWKILALLQSDARATYKELGGAVGLTRPAARERVLRMEESGVIAGYRAALDAEAVGRALHVMVSFKFDPDAKYKKKPNDVLVPLLENSREVMRFWEIYGELDFLIEAAFRSKEEMRAFLEKLREYGFVRSHLIAAVEEPGLRPLESED; this is encoded by the coding sequence ATGAAAAAAGAGGAGCTCGACGCTACCGACTGGAAAATCCTCGCGCTGCTGCAAAGCGACGCGCGGGCGACGTACAAGGAGCTCGGCGGCGCCGTCGGGCTGACGCGCCCCGCCGCGCGCGAGCGGGTGCTGCGCATGGAGGAATCCGGCGTGATAGCGGGCTACCGCGCCGCGCTCGACGCCGAGGCCGTCGGGCGCGCGCTGCACGTGATGGTGAGCTTCAAGTTCGACCCCGACGCGAAATATAAGAAGAAGCCGAACGACGTGCTCGTGCCGCTGCTCGAAAATTCGCGCGAGGTCATGCGCTTCTGGGAGATATACGGCGAGCTGGACTTTCTCATCGAGGCGGCCTTCCGCTCGAAAGAGGAAATGCGCGCCTTCCTCGAAAAGCTGCGCGAATACGGCTTCGTGCGCTCGCATCTGATAGCCGCCGTCGAAGAGCCCGGCCTGCGCCCGCTCGAAAGCGAAGACTAG
- a CDS encoding flavodoxin family protein, which produces MKVLLVNGSPHQNGTTRAALEVVADTLTKEGVENEIFWPGAKPISGCIGCHGCAKLGRCVLNDGRVNEFAELASSADGFIFGTSVHFANDTGHITSFMHRVFYSDFVGRGGATFRLKPAAGVAVARRAGTTSAFDQLNRVFTICEMPVVSSRYWNVAFGHDGEELMQDAEGLWTLRTLGRNMAFFLKCIKAGLEHGVKLPEQEEPVLTNFIR; this is translated from the coding sequence ATGAAGGTACTTCTGGTAAACGGCAGCCCGCATCAGAACGGGACGACGCGCGCGGCGCTCGAAGTCGTCGCGGACACTCTGACCAAAGAGGGCGTGGAGAACGAGATTTTCTGGCCCGGCGCGAAGCCCATATCGGGCTGCATAGGCTGCCACGGATGCGCGAAGCTCGGCAGGTGCGTGCTGAACGACGGGCGCGTCAACGAATTCGCCGAGCTGGCGTCGTCGGCCGACGGCTTCATATTCGGCACCTCGGTGCACTTCGCGAACGACACGGGACACATCACCTCGTTCATGCACCGCGTATTCTACTCGGACTTCGTCGGGCGAGGCGGCGCGACGTTCCGCCTAAAGCCCGCCGCGGGAGTCGCCGTCGCGCGCCGCGCGGGGACGACCTCGGCATTCGACCAGCTCAACAGGGTCTTCACGATATGCGAGATGCCCGTCGTCTCCTCGCGCTACTGGAACGTCGCCTTCGGACACGACGGCGAAGAGCTGATGCAGGACGCGGAAGGGCTCTGGACGCTGCGCACGCTCGGGCGCAACATGGCCTTTTTCCTGAAGTGCATAAAGGCCGGACTCGAGCACGGAGTGAAGCTTCCGGAGCAGGAAGAGCCGGTCTTAACGAATTTCATAAGATAG
- a CDS encoding HAMP domain-containing sensor histidine kinase has product MKAFLKFLRLDSLCGQLVMIAVLSVAALQCVNYYAVYSIQKSYAGEFLAVGHDYLASVCQALAYMTPGERAEYLASLERSRAPLKKPFRFRAADAAPEWETQTDYYKPVLAREAVSGILAEAGLPPRDIRARVLGEGSPEASSERYAGYVFPMLQMLVQSEDGSWLELAQPLSVTDRRLIWRQRMFIMLESVICSVVIMLLIVRAMLPLKKLGDDVERFGGSPETAKPLEERGNYEVREVARSFNKMLARIQQNLAERNNMLEAMGHDLRTPLARVQLRLDSIEPPELREKFAANIEEIRSITEQGLELARSLRTSEKAVPMDAAAFVESIADDMAAGGRAVTLVPTPEWDEPLLVAARPTCLRRAVENLAGNALKYAGGASVSVAKTGGHAVIRVEDDGPGIPEELLEKVFEPYYRLERSRNRGSGGTGLGLTIARNMVLLNNGALTLENRPCGGLAAVITLPLLRRAKIGVISR; this is encoded by the coding sequence ATGAAAGCCTTCTTGAAATTTCTGCGTCTCGACTCGCTCTGCGGGCAGCTCGTCATGATAGCGGTACTCAGCGTCGCGGCGCTCCAGTGCGTGAACTACTACGCGGTATATTCGATACAGAAATCTTACGCGGGAGAGTTCCTAGCGGTCGGGCACGACTACCTCGCCTCCGTCTGCCAGGCGCTCGCCTATATGACGCCCGGCGAACGCGCGGAATACCTCGCTTCGCTCGAACGCTCGCGCGCGCCGCTGAAGAAGCCCTTCCGCTTCCGCGCCGCGGACGCTGCGCCTGAATGGGAGACGCAGACCGATTACTACAAGCCGGTGCTCGCGCGCGAGGCCGTCTCCGGGATACTCGCGGAGGCTGGGCTTCCGCCGCGCGACATACGCGCGCGCGTGCTCGGCGAAGGCTCGCCCGAGGCGTCGTCCGAACGCTACGCGGGCTACGTCTTCCCGATGCTCCAGATGCTCGTGCAGTCGGAGGACGGCTCGTGGCTTGAGCTGGCGCAGCCGCTCTCCGTTACCGACAGGCGGCTGATATGGCGGCAGAGGATGTTCATAATGCTCGAATCGGTGATATGCTCAGTCGTGATAATGCTGCTCATCGTGCGCGCGATGCTTCCGCTTAAAAAGCTCGGCGACGACGTGGAGCGCTTCGGCGGCAGCCCGGAGACCGCGAAGCCGCTCGAAGAGCGCGGCAACTACGAGGTGCGCGAGGTGGCGCGCTCCTTCAACAAGATGCTCGCGCGCATACAGCAGAACCTCGCAGAGCGCAACAACATGCTCGAAGCGATGGGCCACGACCTGCGCACGCCGCTCGCGCGCGTGCAGCTCCGTCTCGACAGCATAGAGCCGCCGGAGCTGCGCGAGAAGTTCGCCGCGAACATAGAAGAAATACGCTCGATAACAGAGCAGGGGCTTGAGCTAGCGCGCAGCCTGCGCACCTCGGAGAAGGCCGTGCCTATGGACGCCGCGGCCTTCGTCGAGAGCATAGCCGACGACATGGCGGCCGGCGGCCGCGCAGTGACGCTCGTCCCGACGCCTGAATGGGACGAGCCTCTGCTCGTCGCGGCGCGCCCGACATGCCTGCGCCGCGCGGTCGAGAACCTAGCCGGCAACGCGCTGAAATACGCGGGCGGAGCGTCGGTCTCCGTCGCGAAAACCGGCGGACACGCCGTCATCCGCGTCGAGGACGACGGCCCCGGCATCCCCGAAGAGCTGCTCGAAAAGGTCTTCGAACCCTATTACCGCCTCGAACGCTCGCGCAACCGCGGCTCGGGCGGCACGGGCCTCGGCCTCACGATAGCACGCAACATGGTGCTGCTCAACAACGGCGCTCTGACGCTCGAGAACCGCCCCTGCGGCGGCCTCGCGGCGGTGATAACTCTGCCGCTGCTGCGCCGGGCTAAGATCGGCGTAATATCGCGATAG